A window of Thermoanaerobaculia bacterium genomic DNA:
GCCTGGGGCGCCGGCCGCCGCGCGGGGCTCGACATTCCGGAGGCGCGCGCGATCGCCTGGATGACCTCGAATCCCGCGAAGGCGCTCGGGATCGACGACCGAACCGGATCGCTCGCTCCCGGGAAGATGGCGGACGTCGTGCTGTGGAGCGCCGATCCGTTCAGCGTCTACGCGAAAGCGGAGAAGGTCTTCGTCGACGGCGCGCTGGTGTACGACCGGGAGGACCCGGTGCGCCAGCCGGAATCCGATTTCTCGCTCGGGAGCCTTCCGCGGGGAGGAAGCCGATGAAGATCGCGGGCCTCGCCGTCTCGGCCCTGTTCGTCGGGGCCGCAACACTCTCCGCGCAGACGTACGCGATCACCGGCGCGACGGTCCACACGCTCGGCCCGGCGGGGACGATCGAACGGGGCACGGTGGTCATTCGCGGCGGAAAGATCGCGGCCGTCGGAGCTTCGGTCCCCGTGCCGGCCGACGCCATCCGGATCGACGCGGCCGGAAAGATCGTCACGCCCGGGCTCTTCGATCCGAAGAGCCGTTTCGGCGTCGAGGAGGTCTCCGGGGTCCGGGAGACCCGCGACGACGCCGTGAAGGGGAAGGAATTCACGGCCGCGCTCGACATCGCCCCCGCGATCAACCCGCGGTCGATGCTGATCCCGGTCAACCGGATCGCCGGCGTGACGACGGCCGCCGTCGCGCCGTCGGTGACCGAAGGAGGGACGATCGTCGCCGGGCGCGGCGCGATCATCACCCTGGGCTCGACCGACCGCTACCTGTTGAAGGACCCCGCCGCCATGTACGTCACGCTCGGCGAGAGCGGGTCGAAGCTCGCCGGCGGCTCGCGGGCCGCGGCGATCCTCTACCTGCGCGAGGCGCTCCAGGACGCGAAGGACTACCTCGCCCACCGGGCCGCGTACGACGAGGCGCGCCGCCGCCGCTACCGGCTCGATCGCCTCGACCTCGCCGCGTTCGAGCCGGTCCTGAAGCGCGAAATCCCGATGGTCGTCTCCGTCGAGCGGGCGAGCGACATCGAAGCGGCCCTCGCGCTCGCGCGGGAGTTCGGAATCTCGCTCGTCGTCGACGGCGCGGCGGAAGGATGGATGGTCGCCGGCGATCTCGCGCGGGCGGGCGTCCCGGCCATCCTCCAGCCGCTCGAGGATCTTCCGGCGTCGTTCGAAACGCTCGGCGCGACGCTCGAGAACGCGGCGCGGCTCGCGAAGGCCGGAGTCGTCGTCGCCTTCGAGACGGGGGACTCGCACAACGCGCGCAACCTCACGCAGCTCGCCGGGAACGCGGTCGCCTACGGGCTCCCGTACGAGGAAGCGCTCGCGGCGATCACGTCGAACCCGGCGAAGATCTACGGAATGGCCGGGCGCACGGGAACGCTCGAACCGGGGAAGACGGCCGACGTCGTCATATGGTCGGGAGACCCCCTCGAAGTGACGTCCGCGCCCACTCAGGTTTTCATCGAAGGAAGGAAGATCCGCATGACGAGCCGTCAGACGCTGCTCCGCGAACGCTACATGGAGCGTCTGCGGGGCCAGGGCGTCCTCCCGCCGGAATACACGAAGCCGGACGAGAAGCCGTGAGCGGCCGTCGAGCGCGCGTTTTCTCACTGGCGGCGCGCGCGTGCGTGGCCATCGCCGTGGTCGCCGCCGGGGCGGCGTCCGCGGCGACCTACACGGTCACGACGACGGCGGACTCGGGCGCGGGGTCGCTCCGCCAGGCGATCACCAACGCGAACGGCCACGCGGGCGCGGACGTCATCGCTTTCGCCGTCCCCGGAACCGGCGTTCACACGATCGCTCCGCTCTCGGAGCTGCCGGCGGTGACCGACACGGTCACGATCGACGGTTACACGCAACCCGGCAGTCATCCGAACACGCTGGCGGGCGGCGATGACGGCCTCCTCCGCGTCGACCTCTCCGGTGTCGCCGCGCCCGCGGGAGCCGAGGGGCTCGTCCTGCAACACGACGGATGCATCGTCCGCGGCCTCGCCATCCACGGCTTCCATCCGGAGAACGGGTCGAGCGGAGGGGACGGGATCGTCGTGAACGCGAACGGATGCATTATCGCGGGGAATTTCGTGGGAACCGATCCTTCGGGCGTGGTCGCGGACGGCAACACGGAGGCAATCTCCATTTCCGGCAACGCCAACCGCGTCGGCGGCCTGTCGACGGCCGACCGCAACCTGATTGTCGCGAGCGTCAACGCCGTCGGGGTGCGGGCTTCCGGCGACGCTACCGTGATCCAGGGCAACTTCATCGGCCTGGACGCGACCGGCTACGGCGACCTCGGCAACCGCGGCGCGGGGATCTTCATCGGGGGTCAGACCGCCACGATCGGAGGGACGAATCCCGCCGCCGCCAACGCGATCGCCTTCAATGGGGGCGCGGTCATCGTTCCGGACGGCGCGAGCGCCGGAATCGCGATCCTCCGAAACGCGATCTTCGGCAACCAGACGAACTCCCGCGGCATGGGAGGAATCGACCTCGGCTACGACGGCCTCACCGGCAACGACGCCTGCGACGGCGACACGGGCGCCAACGGTCTCCAGAACTCTCCCGTCCTGACGTCGGCGGTTTCGGACTCCGGCACGGTCGACCTCGCGTTCACGCTGAATTCCGAGCCTTCGACGCCGTATCGGGTGGAGTTCTTCGCGAGCCACGAGTGCGACTCGTCGGGATCCGGCCAGGGGCAGTATTTCATCGGGGCGGTGACCGCGATGACGGACGCCGGGTGCAACGTTTCCGCGACCGCGCACCTGCCGGTCTGCCTGGAGGGACAGTTCGTGATCACGGCCACCGCGACGAACCCCGCGGTGGGGACGTCGGAGTTCTCCTCGTGTCTCCCGCTCACGGTCGCCGCGGGCACGAACTGCCGGACGATCATCCCGGCGCCCCCCCCGGCGGCTCGCGTCGTCCACGGCCGCGACTGAGGGAGAACCGGCGGCGTCCGTTTTCGTAGAACCGTTCAGGGAGGCGGGACATGGCGCTTCAACGGTCGCGCACGGACAAGATGATCGCCGGAGTCTGCGGGGGGATCGCGAAGTCGGCGGGCTGGGACCCGACGCTCGTGCGGGTCCTCTACGTTCTGCTCTCGATTCTCTCCGCCGCGTTCCCCGGAATTCTCGTGTACATCATTCTGTGGATCGTGATGCCGAAGGAGCCTCTGGGAAGCCTTTGACGCGCGGCGATGCATCGAGCCGGGCGGGCGCGTGCCGCCCGCCCGCGGCACTCGCCGTACGCCGCCGGTACGACTCGGCCGCGGGCCGGGCGACCCGCATTCCGCCGGGCTCGCGCCTCACCGCGCTTTCGTTGAAATAAGCGCTCTTTCGGGCTCACGAGCCAGGGTGACCCCGCCGCTCTGTCGGTTGGGATGGAGTGGAAGCGCGGCCAGACGTGTTGGAAGACGCGCGCGGGCGACCGGGCCGGCGGGCAAGGCGTACCGGGGCGTACGTTGCGCCCGCCGGCCGGCCGCCCGCGTCCCGTATAACGACGCGTATGGTCCGCGCGCCTATCTATTCCTACCCGGTCTTTCGCAAGACTTGCGACGACTCGTCGTCCACGAACAGCCGCAGCATGTCGAAGCTCGTCACGATCCCGGCGATCGATTCGCCGTCCCGCACGATCACCCGGTGGATGTGGTCCTGGAGCATCAGGCGCGCGATGCGGGAGACCGGCATGTCGCGGCCGACCGAGATCACGATCGGGGTCATGATGTCCGCGACGGTCAGCGTCTCTTCCTCGATCCGCAGCCCGCGGATCGCCTCGAGCGAGGATCGGTTCTCGAACGCGCGCCGGTAATAGGAGGAGGGGTCCTCCCCGTCCTTGCGTCCCGCGCGATCGACGCTCACGACGTCGGTCTCCGAAACGACGCCGACCGGCCGGCCGTGGCGATCGATGACGGGGGCGCCCGATATCTCGTGCTCCGTCAGGAAGAGAGCGAGATCCCGGACGAGCATCTCCTCGCGCACGGTCAGCACATCCGGATTCATGATGTCCTCGGCAAGCCAGGGTGTCATGGGCCTCTCCTCCGGTCGATCTTGTGCCCCGGACGGGCAATCCGGCTTGATGCAATCGCACCACCGCCACCCGCCGCCGCGAACGGGGCGCTCGGGGGCGATCAAACGTCAGCCAATCCCCTCTCCGGATCGAGGGGTCGGGAGGGGCGAGCCTTGACCGGCGTCCGGAAACCGATCGACCGCTCCGGCGGCCCTGATGCAGACGCTTCATGCCGGCGCGCTCCCCGCGGCGCACCATGGTCTGCGGGAGGCTCCGATGATCGAGGTCAGGTTTCCGGGCGGTCTCGCGGTGGATGCGGCGGTGAACGGATTCGTGGTGCCGACCGACCAGCCGCCGACTCACGGAGGCGGGGGAACCGCTCCCTCGCCCTTCGACCTCTTTCTCGTCTCGATCGCGGCGTGCGCCGGCTATTACGCGCTCCGGTTCTGCCAGGAGCGGGGTCTTTCGACCCGCGGGCTGCGCCTGTCACTCGAGACCGAACGGGACGACGCGCACAAGAAGGTCGCGAGAATCCGAATCGCGATCGACCTGCCGGAAGGTTTTCCGGAGAGATACCGCGCGGCCATGCTCCGTTCCGTCAACCAGTGCAGCGTGAAGCGCCACCTCGAAGAGCCTCCCCTCTTCGAGCTTTCCGCTCGCCTGCCGGCCGGTCCCACCGCGGCCGAGCACGAGCTGACCCTCTCGTCGGTCTGAGGACTCGCCCCCGCCGGAGGGGAAATTTCGCCGTTTCCTCCGCTGTTGGGAGAAGATCCCAAGAGGAGGACGCATGAAGACCGCCGCGATGCTGGTTTGTCTGCTGCTCGCCGCGTCCGCGGCGCGGGCGGGAGAGATCTACGGAACGCTGAGCGACGAGGGAAAGCCCGTCGGGGCGGGGACGACCCTGCGGCTGGCGTGCGGAGAGGCCGCCGTCGAAGCGAAGACCGACGCCTACGGCTCATA
This region includes:
- a CDS encoding OsmC family protein gives rise to the protein MIEVRFPGGLAVDAAVNGFVVPTDQPPTHGGGGTAPSPFDLFLVSIAACAGYYALRFCQERGLSTRGLRLSLETERDDAHKKVARIRIAIDLPEGFPERYRAAMLRSVNQCSVKRHLEEPPLFELSARLPAGPTAAEHELTLSSV
- a CDS encoding PspC domain-containing protein — protein: MALQRSRTDKMIAGVCGGIAKSAGWDPTLVRVLYVLLSILSAAFPGILVYIILWIVMPKEPLGSL
- a CDS encoding CBS domain-containing protein, yielding MTPWLAEDIMNPDVLTVREEMLVRDLALFLTEHEISGAPVIDRHGRPVGVVSETDVVSVDRAGRKDGEDPSSYYRRAFENRSSLEAIRGLRIEEETLTVADIMTPIVISVGRDMPVSRIARLMLQDHIHRVIVRDGESIAGIVTSFDMLRLFVDDESSQVLRKTG
- a CDS encoding amidohydrolase family protein gives rise to the protein MKIAGLAVSALFVGAATLSAQTYAITGATVHTLGPAGTIERGTVVIRGGKIAAVGASVPVPADAIRIDAAGKIVTPGLFDPKSRFGVEEVSGVRETRDDAVKGKEFTAALDIAPAINPRSMLIPVNRIAGVTTAAVAPSVTEGGTIVAGRGAIITLGSTDRYLLKDPAAMYVTLGESGSKLAGGSRAAAILYLREALQDAKDYLAHRAAYDEARRRRYRLDRLDLAAFEPVLKREIPMVVSVERASDIEAALALAREFGISLVVDGAAEGWMVAGDLARAGVPAILQPLEDLPASFETLGATLENAARLAKAGVVVAFETGDSHNARNLTQLAGNAVAYGLPYEEALAAITSNPAKIYGMAGRTGTLEPGKTADVVIWSGDPLEVTSAPTQVFIEGRKIRMTSRQTLLRERYMERLRGQGVLPPEYTKPDEKP